The genomic window CGGAACCTCTGCCGACCGGCGGGCCGCGCCCCGCATGTCGCCGCGGACCAGGCATCCCAGGGCACGGGCCCCGGTGTGCACGGCCCCGATCAGCCGGTCGTAGATGCCGAGTAGTAGGGCGACGGTGCCACCCGAGACCCCGGGAACCACGTCGGCGGCTCCCATGAAGGCCCCCCGAACCACCTGGAGGGCGGCCCGGAGGAGGCGGCCCTGCGCCCCGGGCGCCGGCATCAGCCCTCCCGCTCCGGGGAGCTCGTCGGAGCGACGACCAGGTACGAGGCCAGACGCTCCACCATGGTCTCGGGCAATCTCACGGGCCGTCCACTGATGCCGGTAACCGCGGCCACCACCTCCTGGGTGGCCAGGACCTCGTCACCCCGCATGATGCGCTGTCCCCACCGCGACGAGGCACGGCGGATCTCGATGACTTCCGTCTCGACGACCAGGGCGTCCCCGCCCACAGCGGAGGCCAGGAACCTTGTGGCGATCTGGGTGACCACGAAACGGAAGCCCTCGTCCTCCAAGTCATGGAGGCCGAGGCCCACCTCGTCCAGCAGCTCCACCCGCCCCGTCTCGAACAACTGCACGTAGACGCTGTGGTTGAGGTGTCCGTACGGGTCGAGCTCGTAGAAGCGGACCTTCACGGGGTGGCGGTGGGGCACGGCGGCGACGCTAGCCGGGGCGGCATTGGGCAACCGGCCGGTGCCGGGGCCTCCCCTGCCGGGTCGTTCAGGTGGCCGGCGTTACCCTCGGCCGATGGCCGACACCGCGACACCACAGGGCATCGAGCTGTTCTCCGAGGCCTTCGATCCTGCTCCGGGCTGGTCCCCTAGGGACCCCGCCGTCCTGCTGGTATCCGGTGCCGACTCCCACTGCACCCGATGGACGCCGGAACTCATCGGTCCTCTGGTGGACCACGGCTTCCGGGTGGTTCGCTATGACCACCGGGACTGGGGCCTGTCTACCAAGGTTTCGTCCGACGTGGGCTACACCCTCGACGACCTGGCCGATGACGCCCTGGCCGTCCTCGACGAGCACGGGATCGACCAGGCCCACGTGGTTGGTCGATCGATGGGCGGCATGGTGGCGCAGGTCCTGGCTCTCGACCATCCCGGCCGGGTGAACACCCTCACGCTGGTGTCCTCGACGCCCGGCCTGGGCGATGACCGCCTTCCGTCGGCCGCTAACTGGCTAGTCGACCGGATGGCCGAGCGGCTGTTCGCCCCGCCGCCCACCACCCCGCAGCAGCGGGCGGCCTGGGTGGTAGAGATGGACGAGATGTTTGCCGGGACTCGCTACCCGGTGGCCACCGGAGACCGGCTCCGGGTGGCTATAGACGAGGTGGAGCGGTACTGGTACCCGGAATCGGGGCACGGTCCAGCGGTCAACTCCTCGTCTTCGCGCCTGGACCGGCTAGGGGAGGTGGCGGTGCCCACCCTCGTTGTGCACGGGACCACCGATCCAGTCTTCCCAGTGGAACATGCCCTGGCTCTGGCCGATGGAATTCCGGGGTCTGAGCTGTGGCTGGTCGAGGGCCTAGGCCACGAGTTTCCGGACGGGCTGGTTCCCGACCTCTTGCCCCGCCTACTAGCCCACCTACGTCGGGCCTGACCGGGCCGGGGAGGCCCCGAACCCGTGTTGCCAACCGGTGGCGTTCCAAGCTGCCGGGAGGTTCGGCTAGTGCTGGCCGGTCAGGGCCCGGTTCTTGACCTTGGCCTTCATGTAGTCGCGGTTCATGAAGGCTATGAAGTCCAGGGAGATCTCCTTGGGGCAGGCCTCGGAGCACTCGCCGTGGTTGGTACATGAGCCGAAGAACTCTTCCATGGCCTCCACCATGGACTCGGTCCGGCTCCACCGCTCCGCCTGACCCTGGGGCAGCAGGCCGAGATGGCCGACCTTGGCCGAGGTAAAAAGCTGGGCGGCCGAGTTGGGGCAGGCGGCCACGCAGGCCCCGCAGCCAATACAGGCTGCGGCGTCGAAGGCCTGGTCGGCGGCCGCCTTGGGAACCGGGGTCAAGTTGGCGTCCGACGCCGCTCCCGTGTTCACCGAGATGAACCCCCCGGCTTCAATGATCCGGTCCAGCGGTGAGCGGTCAACGGCCAGATCGCGTACCACGGGGAAGCCGGCGGCCCGGAACGGCTCGATAACGATCTCGTCGCCGTCCCGGAATTCCCTCATGTGGAGCTGGCAGGTGGCGGTGGCCTTCTGCGGGCCGTGGGCCCGACCGTTGATCATCACGCCGCAGGTTCCGCAGATGCCCTCCCGGCAGTCGCTCTCGAAGGCCACTGGCTCCCGGCCGGAGTCGTTGAGTTGTTCGTTCAACAGGTCGAGCATCTCCAGGAACGAAGCGTCGGTGCTGATGGCCTGGTGGTGGGTCTCGAATCGGCCCGCGACGTTGGGGCCCTCCTGGCGCCACACCTTCAGGGTGACGTTGATGGTCTCGCCGCGTCCTCCGGACATGTCGGGCTCCCCTTCCGGCTCCGCAGCCCTACTTGTAGGAGCGCTGTGCCAGCGCCACGTTCTCAAAGACCAGCTCCTCGCGGTGGCGGGTCTGGGCGGTGCCGTCACCGTTCCACTCCCACGCCGCCACATGGGCAAAGTTCTCGTCGTCGCGCTGGGCCTCGCCCTCCGCCGTCTGGTGCTCCTCCCGGAAATGGCCGCCGCACGACTCCCTACGTTCCAGGGCATCCCGGGCCATCAGCTCGGCCAGGTCGAAGAAGTCGGCTACCCGCCCGGCCTTCTCCAGTGACTGGTTGAGTGTCTCGGCACTGCCCAAGACCCGCACGTCGCGGTGGAACTCGTCGCGGAGCGCCGGGATCTCGGTCAGGGCCTTCTCCAAGCCGGATCGGTTGCGCTCCATGCCGATGTACTCCCAGACGATCCGACCCAGTTCTCGGTGGAAGTGGTCGACGGATTGGGTTCCGTTGATGGACAACCAGCGCTTCTGCTCGTCCTCCACCCCCCGGACTGCCTCGGCGAACACCGGGTCATCGGTGGGCACCGCTGCTTCGCCCAGCAGGCCTGCTAAGTCGTCGCCGATGGTGTACGGGAGCACGAAGTAACCGTCGGCTAGGCCCTGCATGAGGGCGCTGGCCCCCAGCCGGTTGGCACCATGGTCGGAGAAGTTGGCCTCGCCGATGCAGTACAGCCCGGGCACCGTAGTCATCAGGTGGTAGTCCACCCAGAGGCCGCCCATCGTGTAGTGGATGGCCGGGTAGATACGCATGGGTTGCTCGTACGGATTCTCACCGGTGATCCGGTGGTACATGTCGAACAGGTTCCCGTACTTGGCCGAGATGGCTTCCAGGCCGTCACGGGCGATGGCCGCGGCGAAGTCCAGGTACACGCCATTCTTCAGCGGGCCGACGCCGCGCCCTTCGTCACACACTGTCTTAGCGTTGCGGGACGCTACGTCTCGGGGCACCAGGTTGCCGAAGGCCGGGTACTTACGCTCCAGGTAGTAGTCGCGCTCAACTTCCGGGATGTCACCTGCCGACCGGGCGTCGTCGAACGCCGTGGGGACCCAGATCCGGCCGTCATTGCGGAGCGACTCGGACATCAGGGTTAGCTTCGACTGGAAGTCGTCGCTGACCGGGATGCACGTCGGGTGGATCTGCGTGTAGCAGGGGTTGGCGAAGAAGGCTCCCTGCTTGTGGGCTCTCCAGGCCGCAGTGACGTTGCACATCATGGCGTTGGTGGACAGGAAGTAGACGTTGCCGTAGCCGCCGGTCGCCAGCACCACGGCGTGGGCCGAATGCGGGGTGACCTCGCCGGACAGCAGGTCGCGGGTAACGATCCCGCAGGCCCGGCCGTCTTTCCTGACCACCTCAAGCAATTCGGAGCGGCTGTGTAGTTCCACGGTCCCCGCCGCCACCTGGCGCATCAGGGCCGAGTAGGCACCGATCAGGAGTTGTTGGCCGGTCTGGCCACGAGCGTAGAAGGTACGCGACACCTGGGCTCCGCCGAACGACCGGTTGTCCAGTAGGCCCCCGTAGTCACGGGCGAACGGGACGCCCTGGGCAGTGGCCTGGTCGATAATGTCGACCGAGACTTCGGCCAGGCGGTGGACGTTGGCCTCGCGGGACCGGTAGTCGCCGCCCTTGACGGTGTCGTAGAAGAGGCGGTGGACCGAGTCACCGTCGTTGGGGTAGTTCTTGGCTGCGTTGATTCCACCCTGGGCGGCGATGCTGTGGGCCCGCCGGGGACTGTCGTGGAAGGTGAAAGCCTTGACCCGGTAGCCCAGCTCGCCCAGCGAGGCGGCGGCCGAGGCGCCAGCCAGGCCGGTGCCGACCACGATGACGTCGAACCGACGCTTGTTGTTGGGGTTGACCAGCTTCATGGAGAACTTGTGGTTCTGCCACTTGTCGGCGATGGCGCCGGCGGGGACCTTGGCGTCCAAGGCCGGGCTGGAGGCTGGGGAGGGTGAGTTCACGGCGGCGTCCTCCTAGTGGCCCGCGGCCTGGTCTGCCAGGCAAGCGTTGCCCTCGACCTCGCCAACAGGACAGGTCCGCCCGTCCTCGTCAATGAGCCCGGCTTGGGCCAGGAGAGGGAAGCTCAGGTTCCCGACCAGGATCAGGCCGGCCACCCCAGAGGCCAGAGCACGTCGCAGGTGGTTGTAGCGCGGGTTGTTGACCCCCAGGCTCTGGAACATTGACCAGGCGCCGTGGAAGATATGCCACGCCAGGGCGATGTTGGCCACTACGTAGATCACGGCCACCGGAAGGTTGCCCAGAGACTCGGAGACGTTGTGGTACGGGTCGCCGGGGACGAAGTCGTCCCCTAGCCACCAGCCCCAGGTCAGGTCAGCTAGGTGGTAGAGAACGAACAGGGCGATGATCGGTCCGGTCCAGCGCATGGTCCGGCTGGCGTACGTGGCGGCCACGTGGTCCCGACCACCCTCGTACATTTTGGCGCCGCTGATCCGGCCGGCCTTTTCGCTGGCCTTGCCGCTTATCCGGCTGAGGGTGATGGCCGAGTGGAGGTGGAGCACGAACATGCCCAGGAGCCCTAACCGGAGGAGCCAGAGAATGGCGCCCTGCGGAACCAGGCCTCCGCCCAGGGTGCGTAGCGACTCAGCGTATTCGTGCATGCGGGCCGGGCCCTCGTACACGTGGAGGTTGCCGACCATGTGGGCGAGGACGAAGGCGATAAGCCCTAGGCCGGTGACTGCCATGACCCACTTGCGGCCCACGGCCGACTGGTAAAGGTTCAGTGGGAACGGCCACTCGCGCCCACGGGAACGCACCGGAGCCACGCGGTAACGCTGTCCGGTGGTCTGTGCCATGGGGCCCTCCTCGGCCGTCTCGCCCCGACCGGTGGGCGGTAGTCGGGACGGGCGCAGGCTGCAGGGTAGCGCAAGGCAGATGGGACGTTTCCGGGGTTATCTCCCGTCTAGATGGCCGATTCCGGGTATCGAGGGCCGTGGCCCGTCCTTATCCCGCGGCTGTCGGTCAGCCGGCGCCGATGCGTCCGGAGTAGTGGTTGGCCATCGCTCCGGGGCCGGCGGATTCCGCGCCGACACCGTCTACCGGGTGGACAAGATGCAGGGCCAGGTCGACAGGGCCGGTGGCGTCACCGAGCGGGTATTCGACGGTGCCGACCAGGGTGACCGAGTCGGCCTCGACCGGGCCACCCCACGACCAGGACTCCTCCTTCCCGGCCACGGTCAAGACAGCGTCGACCCGGACGTGGTTCAGCGGGACCCGGCCGTCATGGACTACCACGACCCGGAAGCGAAGCGTGGACCGTGGGGCAATGTCTGACAGCGGCGGGTCGGCCACCACAATGGTGGTCGCGCAGGCGGCGGCTACTTGGTCGTAAGCGGGCTTGGGCGACCGCTGGTGGTCGAGAAGCGAGCCGGAGACGGCCGGAGCGACGTCCAGCAGGCGGTCTAGGGCGAAACCGCCGGTAGGCCGGTACTTGCGGATGCGCAAGGCCTCCACCTGGATCCGCAGCAGCTCGGCCTGGTGGCGCCTGGTGGCTGCCGCCCACGACCCAGGATCCTCGTAGTCAGCTGGTGGGAAGCGACGCACCAGCACGTCGACTTCGGCCCCGTACACGGCGGATAGGCGCTCCTGGTCAACGTCAGGCCAGGTGGCCGGGTCCAGTGTTCCGTCAGACAGGGCCGGCGATTCCTCGGGAACCGACTGGGATCCGAACGCCGACACGAACCGGCCCGCACGGGGAATCCGGTCCAGGTAGGCGGCCAGGTCAGCACGTCGTCCGCTGTACCAGCCGAACCACAGATGGCTGTTGGCGTCGTCCAGCCGGGGGAGGTTGGGAAGCACCCCGGAGTGGCTGACTACCGGCCGTGACGGGTCAGCCTGGTCGAGGGCCCGGCGGACCGTCCGGTCGAGCACCGTGCGGTTCCAGGTCGGCTTCTGCTGGTCCAGCAGCCGGGGGGCGGCCCGGGTCCTGTCGACCGGGTCGGGACCGTCGTGCCCGCACCACACGACGACCGAGGGATGGTGTCCCAGGAGGTCGACCATCTCCCGGGCCTGGCGGGCCGCCTGGCCGCGGACGTCACGGTGGTAGCCGCCCCGGAGGGGCATGTCCTGCCAGAGCAGCATCCCGGCCCGATCGGCCGCCTCATAGAGGGCGGGTGCCGAGACGTGGCCGGCCACTCGCACCAGGTTCAGGCCGGCGGCGGCGGCCCGCTGGAGGTCGGCTTCAGCCCCCTTGGTGGTTACCGCGACCAGACCGCGAGCCAGCGGGGGCACGATGGCACCCCGGAGGAACAGCCGTTCGTCGTTTACCCGCCAGACGTGGTCACGCATCCGGACAGAGCGGAAGCCCACCGTGCGGATCGCAGTGTCACTCACGAGTCCGTCGACGGTGGCCACGTCGAGGGTTAGCTCGCACAGGGGCTGGTCACCTAGCTCGGCGGGCCACCAAAGCGGGGGACGGGGCACCCGGACCGACCACTCCACGCGGTTCTCGCCCCCGGCCAGGGGCTGCCCGTGGCGATGGTCGATGCCCAGGACACGGGTCCGGAACACGACCGGGCGGGGCCGGTCGGTGTGGACCACGGCCCGGATCGCCAGGGTGGCCACGTTCTCGGTGGCCCGGGTGCAGACCACCCGGAGGTGGCGTAGGGGGACGGGTCCAGTCTCCCGGAGGCGGACGGACCGCCAGATGCCTCCCGGATTCCACCCGCCGGGCTCGCCCTGGGTGGCTCCGGTCAGGGTCCGTTTCTCTTCGGGGTTGCCAACCGGTGGGCAGGTCACCTCGACGGCTAGCAGGTGGTCGGAGCGTCGGCGGGCCTCCTCGGTGACCTCTAGGGCGTGGGGGACGAAGTAGCCCTCGGTCGGACCCAGGTAGGAGCCGTCCAACCAGACGTCGCCCTGGTAGGCCACGCCGTCCAGTTCCAGAAAGAGGCGGCGATCAGGGTGGGGGGAGTCGGCCGTAAACCTGGTCCGGAACAGGAGCGGGCCGTCCGAGCCGGAAAAGTTCGGGTGGTCAGCCCAATGTCCAGGGACCTCCACCTCAGGCCAGTCGCTGTCGTCCAGGTTGTCGTCGGGGAAGGTACGGCGCAGGAGGTCATCGGCAACCTGTGCCCTCCACGGCCCGGAGAGGTCCATAGCGCCGACGCTACCGTCGGTGGTCCGGCCGCCGAGCTAGGCCAGCAGGGAGGCCGCGACTGGGTTGTGGCTAGGGTTCCGGCCATCACCGAACTACCGGGCGAAGAGACCGGGGTAGGTGATCCACGGCCGGAGTGATGGCCAACGAGGCAGAGATGGTCCTCGAGGGTCTCCACCTCGCCAGGTTCTGAACAGGCAGACCTCGGGGCCCGGTACCGCTAACGGAACTGACTGGTAATCCCGATCGGGTCAGAGCCCGGTTACGGTCGGCGAGTCAGGACGCCGGTGTCAAAGACCACCCGGTCACCGACCCGGGTCTGGAACAGCACTGTGTCGCCGTCGGGCCCGTCGACTTCCCAGGCGTGGATGTCCAGTATCTCCCCGGGTACGACCGGCGACTTGAACCGGCCGCCTAGACCAGCGAAGCGGTCCGGATCGGAGTCGCATACGGCGTGGAGTAGGGCCCGTCCGGTGAACCCGTAGGTGCACAGGCCGTGGAGGATCGGCCGGTCGAAGCCTGCGCCGGCAGCGAATGTGGGGTCGGAGTGCAGTGGGTTGCGGTCTCCGCTGAGCCGGTAGAGCAGGGCCTGATCGGTTCGGGTGGCGTACGTGACGACGTGGTCAGGCTCACGGTCCGGAGCCTCCCAGGTGCTGGCCGGACCCCGATCCCCACCCCAGCCGCCCTCGCCGCCCAGGAAGAGGCCGGCCCGGGTGGACCACAGTGGGTTTCCCTCGGGATCGGTAACGTCGGTCTCCAGGTACACGAGGGCCGCTTTGCCCTTGTCCCAGATGTCACCGACCCGACCGGTGGCGATTCCCGAACCCGAGGCGGGCATTTCCCGGTAGCAGGTGATCGCCTGCTCGGCATGGAGCAGGAACATCGGGTTGAAGTCGCCAAAGTCCGGGGTCCGTCCTCCACCGATGACCACACACTGGGTGGGGAAGGCCCGCTGGACAATGCCATCCGAGTTCTCGGTCGTGAACTCCAGCTCGAAGCCGGTGGGATTGGTGGTCCCCGCTCCGACGCCCAGGGCATACAGCAGGCTCTGTTTGGAGGTCCACGAGATCTCAGTGGGCTCGCCAACCGAACCGGCGGCGTCGGGGTTGATGGGCATCGGGCGCTCCCGTTCTGGTGTCGGGTCGTCGGGGTGACGGCTCGCTCGACGCTACGGGAGGGTCCACCGATCGGCCCAACCGCGTCGTACCAGTGGCCGGGCGTTCTCCATTACCAACGAGGACCTTGGTGACTAGGTGGTCGACTTCGTGGAACACCGGCGAACGGTGAGCCAGACCCATTGATCGAGGGACCGCCGGAAAACCTCCGATTTCCCTTGCAATTCAGGGAATCACAGTGATGTAATTCCACTGCTGGTATTAAAACGTGGCCTTTCCCCGACCGGAGGAGGGGCGGACCGGCGGAAAGGTGGACGGTTCGATGGGGATCATCGCGAAGCCTGATCTGGACACCGGCTGGAAGGACCTCTCCAACTGCCTGGGTGTGGACCCGGACCTCTTCTTCCCCGAGCGCGGGGCGAGTACCCGCGAGGCCAAGGAGGTCTGCCGGGGTTGCGAGGTGCGCATCGACTGCCTTGAGTACGCCCTCCAAAACGGCGAGAAGTTCGGAATCTGGGGCGGAATGAGCGAGCGCGAGCGGCGACGCATCCGTCGCCAGCGGGCCCTGGATCGCCAGGCGGCAGTCCGCGCTGTCGAGGCTGGCTGACGGATCCGGGAATGGGGCCCTCGCCCGTAGGACTCCTTGCCAGCCTGTTTCCCGATCTCGCCGTTGGATAGGGTGTTGCCATGAACACCCTCGCTGTCATCGGAACCCAGGAACTCCTCATCGTGGCCATCATCGGCCTGGTCCTGTTCGGTGGTAGCCAGCTCCCGAAGTTGGCTCGCAACCTGGGACGGGCTCAGAAGGAACTCCAGAAGGGGCTTGCTGAGGGCCAGGCGGACGCCAGTTCCGGGGACGACGACGAGGCCTCCTGACCCGGGAACCGTTCGCGTCGGGGACCCGGCCCAGGCGGACGATCAGGCCGGCCGGGCACAACAGACCCGACGGTACACTCCGGGCCTATGAGCAACTTCTCCGAGGAACTCGCGCCGCAGCCGCCGATCGGTGATGTCAAGGTTGTCTACCTCGGACCGGCTGCTCCGCACTGGGAGGTCCGGTCGAGTTTCGGCGATCCGCACCTGATCGAGTCCTTCCGGGACCGGGTGCACGCGCGCCTGATGCTCCTCCCGCCCCATGACCCTCAGTTTCGGCGCAACCGGGAGCGCATCAACCGCGACGCCGAGCGCGAGAACGTCCTCATCTCCTGGGACCTCGGCTATGACGAGGAGGACGCGGTGGCTGCCGGGGCCTAACTCCGGCTCGCCGAAACGCGACAACGACCCCGACGCCTGAATCGTCGGGGCCGCTGCCGGAACGGGGCGTGGAGGGGTCGCCCCTGGGGGATCAGGCGGCTACGGCCACCAGATCGTCCTTCTGGCGGCCCGCGTGGATCGCCGCTCGGCGTTCCTTCAGGATTCGGCGCCGCTGGCGTTCTGAGCAGCCTCCCCACACGCCGTGTTCGACGCGGTTGGTGAGGGCGTACTCGAGGCACGGCGCTGTGACGGTGCACCCGGCACAGACCTGCTTAGCAATCTCGACGCCGATGCCGTCGTGGGGGAAGAAAACTTCGGGGTTGCTATTGGCACAACTACCCCGGGTCATCCAGGTGGTTTCCATGGTCGGTATCTCTCCTGCTTTTTGGACCGTCGTACGGTCGGTCCGGTGGGCCGCTCCGCCCCTGATGCCCTATTTCTCTCACACGGGGCCGAAAGCCTCCGTAAAGGCCAGAAGCCGTCCGTCGGACCGGGAGATCGGGGGTCAGCGGGCGTCCAACGCCCCGTTACCCCCCGGATGGGGGTTACCTAGAAATGTCACCCGATAGCCGAATACCGGGCGGGTGGACCTCGTAGGCTTCGAAGGACCGGTTGGCTTGTCGCCGCACCGTCCGTTCGCTGATGACCGACTCTCCCACCGCCCTCTCCGGACACGCAGACAACCGCTCGGGGATGTCCACATCGGTCCGTGCCCTGCTCGTCCTGGCCCTTCTCTACCTATTCCTGACCGGGGTCGAGTTGTTAGGAGGTGGCTTCAAGTACCTCGGCAAGGACCTGGTCGATGGCCTGTTTGAGGGTGTGTCTAATCCGCTCGGTGGCTTCTTCGTTGGTCTCCTGGCGACCATCCTCGTCCAGTCCTCGTCGGTCTCGACCTCGGTGATCGTGAGCTTGGTGGCCAGTGGTGTGGTCGGGGTCGACGAAGCGGTACCGATGGTCATGGGCGCCAATGTGGGTACGACTGTCACGGCCGTGTTGGTGTCCCTCGCCCACATGAGGCGTGCCCAAGAGTTCCGACGGGCCTTCGCAGCCGCCACGGTCCACGACTTCTTCAACGTCCTGGCCGTGCTCGTGTTTTTGCCGTTCGAGATAGCCACCAACTACCTGTCCCGAACCGCCGGATGGATCACCGACCAGGTCATTGGCAGTTCGGGTGCGAGCTTCAGGAGCCCCCTCAAGCAGGCAGTCAAGATGCCTGCCGGTTGGGTCAAGGACCTGTTGGCCGACCTCGGCGCACACGGCGACGTCCTTGGTGGTTTCCTCATCGTCATCGGGGTGGCGTTCATCTTTGTGGCGTTGGCTTTCATTACGAAGAACATGCGACTGCTGGTAGCCGACCGGGTCGAGGCCGCCATCAACCGGGCCCTCGGTGCCGGTTCCGGCATGGTGGCCATCCTTATCGGAGCGATCATCACGATCTCGGTGCAGTCGTCGTCGATCACGACGTCCGTGCTCGTACCACTCGCCGCTTCAGGGGTTCTGACCCTCGAGAACATCTACCCGGTGACCCTTGGGGCCAACGTTGGTACCACGGTCACCGCACTGTTGGCCTCGCTGGCCACTGGGAGTCCGGCTGCCGTCACGGTGGCGATCGTGCACACGCTGTTCAACCTGAGCGGGATCATGGTCTTTTACCCGATTCAGGCCCTTCGACGCGTGCCGATACGTCTGGCAAGGGGCCTGGCGGACATCGCCATGGAACGGCGCATTATGGCCGTTGCCTACACGGTGGGTATGTTCGTGGTGGTGCCGCTTCTCGGCGTGGTGATCCTCCGATGAGACCTAAAACCGAACTTCTGACAAGGGGGCGACGCCCATGGTGATGAGTTTCTTCCGCCGCAGCGACGACAGCGGCCTCGGCCGCATTGAGGCGCAGGTCCAGCGCATGGTGACCGACGCCCGACACACGTTTGACTTGGCCATGAACGCCATCGCCGGTGGCTCGGTTGCCTCGGTGGCCGACGAGGTTCGTCGGACCGATCGCCAGATCAACGTCACCGAGATGGAGATCCGCCGCGAGTTGGTCGTGCACTTCTCGGTCCATGCCGGCGGCGATGCCACCGAGATGCTCGTGTTCATGAACATGATCAAGGACCTCGAACGGATCGGCGACTACAACAAGAACATCTTCGACCTGGCCGAGGAAGGGGTGTCGTTTGCTGAAGCCGATGATTTGGAGCGCATCCTGGGCTTCCGCGACGAGGTCTCGTCCCGCATCGCCCTGATGGGCGAGATTCTGACCGAGCGTGACGAGGAGCGGGCCCGGGCCTACATAGCCCGGGGGGACGAGCTACGCCGTGAGTTTGACGCCCTGGTGAGTGAGCTAGTCCACTCCACCGGCCCGGCCCTGTACGCGGTGCCCCGGGCGCTGCTCTACCGGTTCCTGAAGCGCGTGACCGCTCACTCCCTGAACGTGGTCAGTGCCGTGGTCATGCCAGTGGACCGGCTGGACTACTTCGACGAGGACGTCGAGGACCGGGACTGACTGTTCCGAGATCAACTGGTCCGGTGTCGGGCGACCAGCCCTAGGGTCGGTGACCATGCGCATCCTCGTTACCAACGACGACGGGATTTCCTCTCCGGGCCTTGGTGCCCTAGCCGGCGCGGTGGCCGCCGCCGGGCATCAGCCGGTAGTGGTCGCGCCGTCCACCGACTGGAGTGGCGCGTCGGCCTGTCTCGGTCCCATCGATGACCCTGGCCGGGTCGCGGTCGACGAGGTGAGAGTCGGTTTGCCAGACGGTGAGTCGTTGATCGGGTTCTCGGTGGCTGCGCCCCCAGCGCTGATCACCATGCTGGCCAGTTTGGGCGGATTCGGCGATCCACCCAAAGCGGTAGTAGCCGGCATCAACCGGGGACCCAATACCGGACGCTCAACCCTGTTCTCGGGAACCATTGGGGCCGTCCTGGCTGGTGAGCGCTTCGGCTGGTCAGGTTTGGCGGTCAGCCTGGACGTAGCCCCGTCCGGAAACGGCGACCTCGGGCCGTATCGCGAACCCCACTGGCAGTCGGCCGCCGATCTGGCCCAGACCATGGTGTCCTGGATAGTCGAGGCGCCACCCCGGACCGTGCTCAACCTCAACGTGCCGGACAGGCCGACGTCGGAAACCAGGGGCCTGCGGTGGGCCGACTTAGCACCAGTGGGAGGTGTGCGGACCGTTATCACCGGACAGGATGAGGTCGGCCTTCGCCTCGACCTGGTGGCCAACGACCTGCCGGTGCCCGAGGGTTCGGACAGCGACCTGCTGCGAAAAGGTTGGGCCACGGTTACTTCACTGGCGCCAACCCATGCCGCATCAGCGGACCTTCCGCT from Acidimicrobiales bacterium includes these protein-coding regions:
- a CDS encoding acyl-CoA thioesterase; its protein translation is MPHRHPVKVRFYELDPYGHLNHSVYVQLFETGRVELLDEVGLGLHDLEDEGFRFVVTQIATRFLASAVGGDALVVETEVIEIRRASSRWGQRIMRGDEVLATQEVVAAVTGISGRPVRLPETMVERLASYLVVAPTSSPEREG
- a CDS encoding alpha/beta fold hydrolase, with amino-acid sequence MADTATPQGIELFSEAFDPAPGWSPRDPAVLLVSGADSHCTRWTPELIGPLVDHGFRVVRYDHRDWGLSTKVSSDVGYTLDDLADDALAVLDEHGIDQAHVVGRSMGGMVAQVLALDHPGRVNTLTLVSSTPGLGDDRLPSAANWLVDRMAERLFAPPPTTPQQRAAWVVEMDEMFAGTRYPVATGDRLRVAIDEVERYWYPESGHGPAVNSSSSRLDRLGEVAVPTLVVHGTTDPVFPVEHALALADGIPGSELWLVEGLGHEFPDGLVPDLLPRLLAHLRRA
- a CDS encoding succinate dehydrogenase/fumarate reductase iron-sulfur subunit codes for the protein MSGGRGETINVTLKVWRQEGPNVAGRFETHHQAISTDASFLEMLDLLNEQLNDSGREPVAFESDCREGICGTCGVMINGRAHGPQKATATCQLHMREFRDGDEIVIEPFRAAGFPVVRDLAVDRSPLDRIIEAGGFISVNTGAASDANLTPVPKAAADQAFDAAACIGCGACVAACPNSAAQLFTSAKVGHLGLLPQGQAERWSRTESMVEAMEEFFGSCTNHGECSEACPKEISLDFIAFMNRDYMKAKVKNRALTGQH
- a CDS encoding fumarate reductase/succinate dehydrogenase flavoprotein subunit, whose translation is MNSPSPASSPALDAKVPAGAIADKWQNHKFSMKLVNPNNKRRFDVIVVGTGLAGASAAASLGELGYRVKAFTFHDSPRRAHSIAAQGGINAAKNYPNDGDSVHRLFYDTVKGGDYRSREANVHRLAEVSVDIIDQATAQGVPFARDYGGLLDNRSFGGAQVSRTFYARGQTGQQLLIGAYSALMRQVAAGTVELHSRSELLEVVRKDGRACGIVTRDLLSGEVTPHSAHAVVLATGGYGNVYFLSTNAMMCNVTAAWRAHKQGAFFANPCYTQIHPTCIPVSDDFQSKLTLMSESLRNDGRIWVPTAFDDARSAGDIPEVERDYYLERKYPAFGNLVPRDVASRNAKTVCDEGRGVGPLKNGVYLDFAAAIARDGLEAISAKYGNLFDMYHRITGENPYEQPMRIYPAIHYTMGGLWVDYHLMTTVPGLYCIGEANFSDHGANRLGASALMQGLADGYFVLPYTIGDDLAGLLGEAAVPTDDPVFAEAVRGVEDEQKRWLSINGTQSVDHFHRELGRIVWEYIGMERNRSGLEKALTEIPALRDEFHRDVRVLGSAETLNQSLEKAGRVADFFDLAELMARDALERRESCGGHFREEHQTAEGEAQRDDENFAHVAAWEWNGDGTAQTRHREELVFENVALAQRSYK
- a CDS encoding succinate dehydrogenase cytochrome b subunit; the encoded protein is MAQTTGQRYRVAPVRSRGREWPFPLNLYQSAVGRKWVMAVTGLGLIAFVLAHMVGNLHVYEGPARMHEYAESLRTLGGGLVPQGAILWLLRLGLLGMFVLHLHSAITLSRISGKASEKAGRISGAKMYEGGRDHVAATYASRTMRWTGPIIALFVLYHLADLTWGWWLGDDFVPGDPYHNVSESLGNLPVAVIYVVANIALAWHIFHGAWSMFQSLGVNNPRYNHLRRALASGVAGLILVGNLSFPLLAQAGLIDEDGRTCPVGEVEGNACLADQAAGH
- a CDS encoding enoyl-CoA hydratase, translated to MPINPDAAGSVGEPTEISWTSKQSLLYALGVGAGTTNPTGFELEFTTENSDGIVQRAFPTQCVVIGGGRTPDFGDFNPMFLLHAEQAITCYREMPASGSGIATGRVGDIWDKGKAALVYLETDVTDPEGNPLWSTRAGLFLGGEGGWGGDRGPASTWEAPDREPDHVVTYATRTDQALLYRLSGDRNPLHSDPTFAAGAGFDRPILHGLCTYGFTGRALLHAVCDSDPDRFAGLGGRFKSPVVPGEILDIHAWEVDGPDGDTVLFQTRVGDRVVFDTGVLTRRP
- a CDS encoding WhiB family transcriptional regulator, whose translation is MGIIAKPDLDTGWKDLSNCLGVDPDLFFPERGASTREAKEVCRGCEVRIDCLEYALQNGEKFGIWGGMSERERRRIRRQRALDRQAAVRAVEAG
- a CDS encoding twin-arginine translocase TatA/TatE family subunit, with protein sequence MNTLAVIGTQELLIVAIIGLVLFGGSQLPKLARNLGRAQKELQKGLAEGQADASSGDDDEAS
- a CDS encoding WhiB family transcriptional regulator, which translates into the protein METTWMTRGSCANSNPEVFFPHDGIGVEIAKQVCAGCTVTAPCLEYALTNRVEHGVWGGCSERQRRRILKERRAAIHAGRQKDDLVAVAA